The following nucleotide sequence is from Larus michahellis chromosome 10, bLarMic1.1, whole genome shotgun sequence.
CCCCGGGATCTCCCACATGGTGCCTGCCGTGCTTGTCCTCCATGGCGGGAGAGCCCTGTGGTCAGTCAGGGTGGGCTGTGCTCATCCTGCTCAGGGAAGGAGGGTGTCCCCGTGCTGGAGCCAGGGCTCCTCGGGAAGGGAGGAAGGCGTCCCCGCAGACCTAAAGGCAGTGCAGtcatccctgctgccttcacccctgCCTGGCAGAGGATACTGGGCTATGGGACGGAGGAACACACAGAGAGCCAACAAGGAGGACCGGGATGGAAACCCCCGGGGATCATCCGTGGCCCCGGAGTGCTGGGGGAAGCTGAGGGCTGGACGCGGGCGTgaaggggtggagggagagggggaagcccTGGGGTTGCTTGTCGTGGGGCGCTGGGGTTTGGAtggagccgggggctgctggagggatccGGGGGGTGGGTCTGGGTCTGGGTCAGGCCGGGGGGCTTCCCGcagccctcttccccacccccgcCACACTCACCCCTCGTCCGCCCGGTGCCTGATGACGTCAGGTGCAGTACGGGTCGCCATTGGCGGGACGCTCGGGCGCAGTCCCCGTCTGGGCTTCGCGCCATGGGGTGGGGGCACGGGGActtgtggggaggaggaagggacccgtggggacagaggagggacGGGTGGGGCTGTGGAAGGGGAAGTGGGAAGGGGCGGTTTGGGGTGAGGAAGGCAGCCAGCGCCAGGACCGGCGGTGGGGGGGCGAGAGGGAAGGGTgctgagggtggggggagggacgggggcgGGGTTGGAagcggggtgaggaggggggtgAGGGCGAGTGCCTGGGTGGGCGGGTGAGGGGGTGTCCCTGGCCCGTGGGGTCACACAGCAGGAGGGGAAGGCCGGGCTGGAGAACCCTGGCCTGTGGCCACAAGTGCTCGGGGAATTAGGGTGGGAGCAAGGCCATCCGCCTGGCTAGAGGTGGGGTCCCCCATGGCCACGGCGGCACCCTGGCACCTGGGGCGGTGCGGGTGACCCGGCCCCTCTTTCCTGCCCTCGGTGCAGGTGGGTCGCTGCCTGGCTACGGGCTGCCTCCGCTGTCCCTGATGGGAAGGTCCTTTGCTGCCACTCGTGCCCAGAGAGCCTGGCCCTGCGTGGCACAGACATCTCTGTCCCCTCCGtgctgctgcccccagcactgAACTGGGTGGATTTGCCCCAGTGTGGCGGTATGTCCCATGGGGGAGGCAAACCCCGTTCCCACAGCCTGACATGTGCCTGGGCTCCTCGTGCCCCCAGGCTGTGTGCTGGCCCCACGCCTGCTGTCAGCAGGGCCTGGGATCTGGTGCAGAGGCGCTGACGTGCCCCCAGGAGGGTGAGTGGGGGGAAGACGGTGCTCCTTcgccctgctgcatccctgccccagcctgcgTCGGCAATGTCTGAGTCCTGCTGCCTCGTGGGGAGCCTGATGCCCTCCAGGATTAGGGGCTGGGGCCAGGGACACCCTGCTGGTGTTGGGGGGGCTGTTCCAGTGGTTCGCCCTTGGATGAGGAGCGCAGGCATGCCCCTGCGCTGCACTGAGGCTCTTCCCATCTGTCCTGGGGTGGTCAGGAGCTGTGTGATGCCCTGTGCTTGCGGGCGCTGGGCATGGCACACCAGGAGTTTCCACATTGCACGGTGGTGTTAATTAGCTATTTATTATCAGGGAGATGTCGGGGGCCAGTGTGGCACTGGGGAATCCCTGGTGTGGTGTGTCCCGTGCTCTCAGCtcctgcaggagaggaggaggtgagtGAGGCTGGACAAGAGCAGGCAGACcgggccaggcagctcccacCTGCCATGGTCTGGAGCTGATGGGGCTGGTGCAGCTGTGCGAGGAGGAGACCTCACCTGCGCCTGTAGTGCCAGATGGCCCCAGCGAGGGCTGCAGCAATGGCCAGCAGGACCACAATGGTGATGCCGACACTGAGAGCTACCTTGGAGCTgcctggaggagagaggagagcgaGAGGTACAGGTGCACAGGAGGCTATGGCTGGAGCTGCCATAGGAGCCTGACCCACCATCCTCCAGGCACCTGCATGGGGTCACGGGCCTCTGTCTGCACCCTGTGCCCCATCCCCGTGGGTGGCACCTACCCCAAGGGATGAGGAGGCTGCGCGTGCCCAGGCTGCGGTGCCGCACGCGGCAGGCGTAGCTGTGCCCATCACGGGGGGCCACGGCCAGGACGCTGCGGAGCTGGTAGGTGAGGTCGGCGTTGGGCAGGATGGCGCTGGTGTTGAGCGTCGGGCCTGGTGGCACCTCCTGGCCGTCCCGCAGCCAGGCCACGCTGATGGGTCGCGGGTAGAAGCCGGTGACATGGCAAACCAGCAGGAGCTGGTCTGGTCTGGGCGTGCGGGCGAAGACCGTGGCCACGGGCATCTCTGGGGTGTGAGagcaaaggggtggggggagccctggtGGGGCACCACTTTTGTCCCCAGTGAGTAgggggctttgcggtggccatgcCAGGGTcagggggggtgtctcaccttGCCTCTCCAGAGATGCCTTCCCATACTTGATGAATTTCTTCATGTGGTCAACACAGGTGACATTGAGAAGGTGCTGCAGGGTGTCAGAGAAGACGGTGAAGTTGTTGAACTGCCCCTCAACTTGTGCCGCCAGCTCGCTCTCCTGCTGTCTCTCCCAGCGGCTCTTATCTGCATTGAAGCTGAGGAAGTTATGGGCGTTGTAGGCGACATGGTAGAATTTGGTATAGGAGCCATTGGGATACAAGTCGCAGCCGGCCATGCACTGGAACACAAAGGGGTCTGGGGGGAACAATGGTCATCATGagtgcagctggagctggagccctAAATTGCACCTGCTTCTTTGAGTGCAACCCTTTTCCCACTCCCTCTGCACCCCAAGTCATTCTCCCCAGGGAGAAGACACgaaaggccaaagctcaattacagctgaaactggccagtgtttcAGGCTGTCAGGCAagaagaagggttttttttaaagtgcattaatAGCAAGAGGTCTAAAGAAAATATTGGACCGATACTTGTTGAAGATTGTCAACTGACTAAcagggatgaagagaaagtggggGCATTCGATGCTTTTTTGAGCAACAGTGCAGAAAGGTATCCGGGGGTGCTGGCTAAGAGCAGGTTCAGTTTGAGCCAGCCGCAGGacccaagagggcaaaccacatcctggggtgcaccaaacacagtataaccagcgGGTCAAGAGAGGGGATTGCCATGTTGTAGTTAGTGTTGGTACGgcctcaccttgagcactgtgtgcagttctgggccccacccTTTAAGAgagatgtgaaggtccttgaatgcacccagaggagggcaacaaagctggtgaaggggctggaaggcccatcctatgaggagtggctgagggccctgggcttgtctagtttggagaagagaaggctgagggacgACCTCATTGATGTCTACAGCTTTCTGAGGAGGAgatgtggagagggaggtgctgatctcttctccttgGGATCCAGGGACTTGATGCATGAGAATGGTTCAAACTGCGTCAGGGTAGGTTCAGACTCGACATGAGGAAACTTTTCTTTacagaggtggttgatgccccaagcccgTCAGTGTTGAAGAGGCATTTgaacaatgcccttaataatttgCATTAACTTTTGGTCaaccctgaattggtcaggccgttggactagatgatcgttgtaggtcccttccaactgaactaaaCTGAACTAGTCTACATTCTATGTTCTATGTTCTGTATTCTGTATTCTATATTCTATTCTCCCATGTCACTGCTCTGCTTTACGCCCGGTAGAAACTGCGTGTGAGAAACCTGTCCTAACCCTGTAGCTCATTGTCCTCAAGCTGCCCCCTGCCCACAACAGGGTTGAGAGCCCTGGCCGAGCACAGAGCACTGCTCTGGGGGAGTGACAGGACACGGGGTTGGGGTGGGTGTTGTTGAGAGGGGTTGTTGGTGTGGGGTTTGGGCGAGTAAGAGGACTGTGGCGCTCTGCAGGGTACCTTGCCCTTGGTTATCCAGCACTGCACCAGCCTGTAGGGCCAGGCGCTTGCTCTGTGTGTCCCATCCCACAGACAGGAGTGGAGAGGCCCCTCCACTGCATTTCTCAGATGACTTCTCCGGTGGGATTTGGGGTGCTTGGAGAGGAATAGGTGCGGCTGGTGTGAGGGTGTAAGTGGAGCTAAACACGGCCAAGGTTTGTGTGGGGGCCCAGGATGGCCCCGTGTGACCCCTGCACAGGACAGGGTGGTTCGGGGGTTTTGCTGGTGCAGGATGAAGCCCCagtcccttccctcctgcagccccggtTTTGGAAAGCCGTTGGCGGTGGCTCTGAGCTCATTCTCACAGCTCCCTGCGATagatgaggaggtgctgagcacctGGTACTCACAGGGTGCCTGGAACATCCTGGCGTCACTGGACAGGGACAGAGGGAAGTTGTGCACATAGGTCCTGAAGAGATTTTGCAGGCTCTCCCACTCTactgcaggcagggatgggtaAACCCATGGGTATAGGTAGAGGATGTTCCAGGTGTATTTCTCAAAGGTAAGAAAGACAATGTCCTCCAGAGTGCCCCAGGCCGAAATGTCCACAAAGCTGGTGTTGTGGAAGATGGAGGTTTGGAAAAGGTGGAGTTTATAAGAGCCTGTGGGGAGAGGTGAGAGAGGAAGCAGCGTTGGGGTACATGAGGATGAAGGAGGAGATCGGGGACTGCCAGTTCCAGTGCTGGTGGGCAGCCCTAGGAAGAACGGTGGTTTATagtgtccctggggacaggcaaGGCAAGATGGGGCAGACGGGCAGGGCGGGGGAAATCCCCTGTTTTTACTCAGTTTGCAGTTTCCTTCGGCaggctctctcagcctctccccgCTTCTCctctactttcctttttttagccacccacctccccagggTCTGTCCCTCTCTCTAAGCTGTCACTTAGCCGCATGGCAGGGATGGTAGGGGGAACCTTGGTGACGGTTTGGGTTGATGCTTCCCCTGGCAAGGAGTGCCCATGCCAGGAACTGGATCCACTGGAGACCTGCACACGCTgcgggggcttggggggctgggagggaagggcaTTTCACCGCTGCTTAGGGCTCccaggaaatcatagaatcatagaatcatagaattgttgaggttggaagggcccttaaggtcatcgagtccaacctttagcctaccctgacaagagccacttctaaaccatgtccctcagtgccccatctactctttttttaaacacctccagagatggtgaatccaccacctccctgggcaacctattccaatgtttaataaccctttcagtgaaaaaatgtctcctaatatctaatctaaacctcccctgacgtaacttgaacccgtttcccctcgtcctatcacttgtcaccagggagaagaggtcagcccccatctctctacaacctcctttcaggtagttgtagagggtgataaggtctcccctcagcctcctcttctccaggctaaacaaccccagctccctcagtcgttcctcataaggtttgtcctccaggcccctcaccagctttgtagcccttctctggacactctccaacacctcaatgtccctcctgtagcgaggggcccaaaactgaacgcagtactcgaggtggggcctcaccagtgccgagtacagggggatgatcacttccctagtccggctcaccacactattcctgatacaggctaggatgctgttggccttcttggccacctgggcacactgctggctcatattcagccggctgtcaaccaacactcccaagtccttttctgtcgagctgctttcaagccactctgccccagtcctgtagcgctgcatggggttgttgtgacccaagtgcaggacccgacacttggccttgttgaacctcataccattggtctcagcccatcggtccagcctgtccagatccctctgcagagccaacctaccctcaagcagatcaacacgcccgcccagtttagtgtcatctgtgaacttactgagggtgcattcaatcccttcatccagatcattgataaagatattaaagagaaccggccccagcaccgaaccctgggggacaccacttgtgactggacaccaactggatttaactccatttaccaccactctctgggcacggccatccagccagttttttacccagcgaagagtacacctgtccaggccatgagcagccagtttctccaggagaatgctgtgggaaacagtgtcaaaagctttgcaaaaatccaagtagataacatccacagcttttccctcatccactaagtgggtcaccttatcatagaaggatattaggtttgataggcatgacctgcctttcacaaacccatgctgactgggcctgatcaccctgttctcctgcatgtgccgtgcaatggcactgaggaggatctgttccatgaccttcccaggcaccgaggtcagactgactggctcAAGGGTGAACCCTAACAGGAGGCAGGGGACTGAGTTCGATGCTGCAGCGCTGAATGAGGATCTGGCAGAATTAGCAGGGCAGAGTGAAGCCTGCTTTGGAGCAGTGGGTGCCCCCCTGGCCAGGGTGTGGGGAGTGCCTGCCCCTGGAATGGCAAGCACAGGCTGGGCGTGCAGGGCTGGTTGTAGCTGCAGGAGGAACCTTTCAGCTGTTTCACAGGGGGAGAATGTAGAGGATTCAGGGACCCTTTGAATGCAAGAGAAATGCTCCTGCAGGCAAAGGGCGATGCCCAGGACCTGCTCAAGGGGTTGGAGCCCAGTGCAGGGCTGTTGTGCCGTGAAGGGCTGAGAACgcctgctgcctgcaggctccttgcaggaggaaggcatctttgggggCACCCCGGCACCCCAGGCCTGGCTTAGGGACCCCTTGCCCCATGGCTGCTCAGGCGGCTGAACTCCCGTGCCggtggtgctgggctgggcaggatggtgtggggcagggaatGCCAAGCAGGTGGGCAAGGATGGGGCAGCtttgggtgctgtggggtgggggtTGTCCCACTGATGATGGGGCCAGTGGCCTGTCTgtgcccaccccctgccagctCTGTGGGGTCCCGCAGTGCAGCAATGGGAGCAGGTGGGGGTGAGGCAGGGCTCTCACTTACCCTCTGGATCTGCCCACATCgcaggaagaagcaggagaaagaggaggaggaggaggaggcggcgaggAGGCTGCATGGTGCCGGCAGCAGGTGTGCAGGAGCAAATGaagcaagaggaggaaggggCCACGGAAGCCGTGACCGCCtacttctccccagggctgctctgcctgtgcagcTCTGGCAGTGGCAGTGTCATTGCGTGGCTCCTGTAGCCAATGAGGCTGGTGCTGAGGTTTTGGGGAGGGCCTGGCTGGGTGTGTTCCCCAGGGAGAGATGGTGTGGCTGGTGGAGGGCTGGGACGCTCTGGCCAGTGGCTGTGACTGCCAGGGGATTTGCGTGGGTGCAAAGTCAGCTGCAGTGGGCATCCCTCCCGGCTACAACAGCACCCTGGCACCCAAGGAGATGTAGTCTGAGTCCAGCCCATAGTGGCCTTTGCCTTCTCCCATGGTACCGCCCAGGACTTTACTCTGTAGACCCCTGGCAGAGAGCACTGGGTTTATgcggcaaggttttggtagcaggaagCCTGCTGGGGTGGCTTCTgggagaagatgccagaagctgcccccatgtccaACAGAACCAGTTCCAGACGGCTGCAAGACACACTCGCCGCTGGCCGAGGATGAGCCAGTCAGCGATGTTGGTAGTTCCTCTGCGAtagcatatttaagaaggggtaaaaactgctgcacaacagcagctgggagagagaagtgagaatatgtgacAGAAAAAACTATGGAGACACCAAAGTCAGCGACGAAGGAGGAGGCGGAGATGCTCCAGGCGTGGTGCCtgtgcagcccatggtgaaggaCCATGGTGCCCATGGAGCACcccgcgctggagcaggtggatgtgcctgaaggtGGCTGTGATCCCGTGGAGAgcctatgctggagcaggctcctggcaggacttgtgaccccatgtgggacccgtgctggagcagtctgttcccgGAGGGACTGCACCCTGTAGAAAacacccacgctggagcagtttgtgaagaactgcagccaatgggaaggacccatgctggagcagtttgtgaaggactgtctcctgtgggtgggaccccatgctggagcagggtgaggaggaaggagcaacagAGACAATGCATAATAAACTGATGGCAGTCCCCATTCCCCATCACGCTGTGCCACTTGTGAGTAGGAGGCAGAGAAGTCAAGAGTGAAGTgcagcccaggaagaagggaggggttgggggaagATGCTTTTAgacattttatttctcattatcgtACCTgattttgattggcaataaatttgATTAATTTCCTaaagctgagtctgttttgctcaTGACGATAATTGCTGAGCGATCTCCCTTATTCGGAGGGTGACTGGCCCCCAATCCCTCCAGCTTTTGCAGGGGCAGGAGTCGGGTGTGGGGGCAGGAGTCAGGAGGGGAGGAGATCCTGATCCAAACCCATCCCAGACAGAGGGGGAGATCAGCACTGGAGCCAGAGCGGCTTCGCACCTGCTCGAAATGGCTCCTGGTGTCAGGGGATTGGAGAGGTCACTTGggtcctcccttcccctttctcctcagCAAAACAGCTCAAATCGCTCCATCTCTCCCTGGTTTGTGGACTgctccatcctccatcccactCAGCAGCCCCACGCTGGTCTGGCCCCAGGTTGTCACTGCCCTTCTGCCAGGGACGGACACTGGCCATGGAGATGCCGAGaggtgggagaggctgggggaggcaTTGCTTCTCCTGACATGCCAGGGACATGGGCCAGTGTCCAGGAAAAGGGAAAGTCTTCCTGGCCGCAGTGTGGGGATTCTGCAGTGCGCTGCGGTGCTTCCTGGGGGGACCTcctgagggggaaggagggtgaGAACCACAGGAGCCACTTGCAGCTAGGTTCACCCCTACGTGGCTGTCTTTCCTGCAGAGGAGACAAACGCCATTCCCACAGCCTGGCCACATGCCTGGGCTCCCCATGCCCCCAGGCTGTGTGTTGGCCCCATGCCACCTCCCGGCCGTCCCGCATGATGGGATGCAGGGAGAAGCTAGCTGGTGATGTGTCAAACCAGCAGGAGCAAAGCTGGGCCAGGTGTGCGGGCGAAGACCGTGGCCATGGACGGCTCTGGGGGGGAAGAGTGAGGAGTGCTGGTGATATCCCCCGACTGCTCAGCACCGCTGCCCtgatgctggggaaggggctccccAGGAAGGAGGTGACGAGTAGTTCCaggcccagggctgcagggttGGGGacgggtgcaggcagggctggaggaagcGGCCACTGCAGGAATTCCTCTGGGGATGCAGGAAGAggatgggctggagcagctgtAGTGTGATGGTCCCCAAGGGGAGAGATGGGCTGCGGGGCCTGGAAGGGTCTGTTTTCCACGGACAGTCATCAGACACTTGGAGCAGTGGCACTTGGCCAGGCAGGATCACCAAgttgggacagggatgggtccaCGGTCCCCCTCACCCCGAGGCCCATTTCAGAGGGCTGCTGCGGATGAACAGCCTCCCCATTTCCACGGAGCTCCATCCATGCCATGGGGCCTGGGAACTGCACCCCACAGTGCTGGGGAGCTCCAACTCTCCCGCAAACGGCCCCAGGAGggggcctggggctgggctgcagcctggctctcccCTTTCCTTACCACCACCTTTGGTGGGGAACCCTGTCCCCCCATGGCCATGGGAACAGGAATGGTGGAGTCCATCCCCCTACTCTGTCCCCATTGTGACCAGTGTTCAGCACTGGAGGGTCAATGGGGTGACCAGAGCTGGTCTCACCCCCACAATGTCCCCTACCCACCGCTCGTCCCCGGCTGTCCCCTGGTGCATCCCCTCGCCCTGcagtttctcttcccctttcctggGGGTGCCCATGTTGTGGTCAAAGGCAGAACTGA
It contains:
- the LOC141749383 gene encoding antigen-presenting glycoprotein CD1d-like, producing the protein MQPPRRLLLLLLFLLLLPAMWADPEGSYKLHLFQTSIFHNTSFVDISAWGTLEDIVFLTFEKYTWNILYLYPWVYPSLPAVEWESLQNLFRTYVHNFPLSLSSDARMFQAPYPFVFQCMAGCDLYPNGSYTKFYHVAYNAHNFLSFNADKSRWERQQESELAAQVEGQFNNFTVFSDTLQHLLNVTCVDHMKKFIKYGKASLERQEMPVATVFARTPRPDQLLLVCHVTGFYPRPISVAWLRDGQEVPPGPTLNTSAILPNADLTYQLRSVLAVAPRDGHSYACRVRHRSLGTRSLLIPWGSSKVALSVGITIVVLLAIAAALAGAIWHYRRRS